The following coding sequences are from one Acomys russatus chromosome 16, mAcoRus1.1, whole genome shotgun sequence window:
- the Atp5mc1 gene encoding ATP synthase F(0) complex subunit C1, mitochondrial, with protein MQTTKALLVSPVLIRSCTRGLIRPVSSSLLSRPEAPSKQPSCSSSPLRVARREFQTSVISRDIDTAAKFIGAGAATVGVAGSGAGIGTVFGSLIIGYARNPSLKQQLFSYAILGFALSEAMGLFCLMVAFLILFAM; from the exons ATGCAGACTACCAAGGCACTGCTGGTTTCTCCAGTTCTG ATCCGCTCCTGTACCAGGGGTCTAATCAGGCCTGTGTCTTCCTCCCTTCTGAGTAGACCAGAGGCCCCATCTAAACAG CCTTCCTGCAGCAGCTCCCCTCTCCGGGTGGCCAGACGGGAATTCCAGACCAGCGTTATTTCCCGGGACATTGACACAGCAGCCAAGTTTATTGGTGCTGGGGCCGCCACAGTTGGTGTGGCTGGATCAGGGGCTGGCATCGGAACAGTGTTTGGGAGTCTGATTATTGGCTATGCCAG GAACCCGTCTCTCAAGCAGCAGCTCTTCTCCTACGCCATCCTGGGCTTTGCCCTGTCTGAGGCCATGGGGCTCTTCTGTTTGATGGttgccttcctcatcctcttcgcCATGTGA